Part of the Natrinema amylolyticum genome, GTCCCGTCGCCGCCCTTGACGACGAAGCCGTTACAGCCGAGATACCATATCGCGACGCCGTCCGGAGTCGCGTCTTCGATCTCTCGAACGAGCCAGTCTCCCCAGTCGCTTGCGATCATACTCGAGGATGCGCGGACCGATTGGGTAAGTGTTGTCGTCTCCGGCGACGGGGTGACGTGACGGGAGCAGCGAGACCGGCGCGACGAGATCGAACTAAGAGAAGCAGTGCGATGAACGGACGGCCACTGTCTAGAGCGGGAACTGCGAGCGCCGGTCCGTCTCGCGCGCGTCGAGTTCGTCGAGTCGCGAGCCGAGCATCTGGCGCATGATGACGACGAGGCCGTTGTCCGGGCCGTCGCCAACGAGTGCCGTTTCGGCGTACTCGCCGTCGCCCGGGGCCGGCCGTCCGAGCGTACCGATCATGACCGCGTCGCGGTCTGCGAATACCAGCCGGCCGACCGACTCGCCCTCCGGCGGCAGGTTGAGCCAGTCCACGCGGGGCTCCCAGAGTTCGACTTCGGGTACGCGCTCGCGGACGAGGTCACGGACGCGCGGATCTCGCGACCCGAGGGTGACGTCGACGCCGCGGTCGACCGCATCTTCGATCCGGCGGAAACAGCCCTCCTCGAGCAGTCCGGTCGTCGTGAACAGCAAGAAGAGTTCGTCGTCGGCTCGCTCACAGAGGGACTGTCCGGTCGCGATGACCTCGTCCCGGCCCTCGAGGGTTCGAACGTCCGTTCGACCCGTCTCGGCATCGCCCGCGGCCGTTTCGGCGTCCGTCGCCGGCGCACTGTCAGCGGGCCGGATCCACTCGGCGCGAACGACGGGGTGGCCCTCGTAGGAGACGCGGTCCGCGTCGTCGTCGTAGCCCACGAGCGTCGCGTCGTGTAACACCGGGAGGTGAACGTGAACGAGCGATGCCAGCACCTCGTCGACGCGCTCTCTCGAGACGTCGCGCTCGTTCGTCTCGGCCTCGCGCGCCGCGACGTCGCGGGCGAGCGTTTCGGTGGTAATCAGATGATACTGATCGCTGAGCACCGCGAGGACGGTCCGCCGGCGGTCGTCGGCGAGCGCCTCGAGAACGGCGTCGAGTTCGTCCGCGTCGGTCGTCTCGCGGTCCGACGTGACAGTCTCGAACGCAGGCTCGTCGAACACCCAGTGATCGGTCGTCCGGAGCAGTCCGTCGTCGGTCTCCTCGAGTAGCCCCGCGTCCGTCAGTCGAGGCACGAGCCGGTGGTGGAGCGCGACGAGCGCTCGCTGGTGATCGTCGTCGGTGACCGCGGCGAGGCGTTTATCATCGGTTACTGCCGCGAGTCGGAAGGCAAGATCCTCTTTCCCGATCCCGTGGGGCGTTCGGTCGCGGACGAGACGGAGGACGGTCCGTCGGCGGGCGTTGGCGAGGGCGTCGAAAAGTTCGTCGCGGGTGGCGGCCGCGGATCCGCTCTGGACTGAGTTACTCATCGACTACTGGTCGGGGACTAGCGTGCAAAAGGACTGCTCCAAACTACTTTGGATTCAGTGTCGTATTACCCATCATTAGGAAGATATTTAATGATATATACTATTTTTCTAGAGAACGTAGTACTCTATTTCGGTGAGGGTTGAGAATATGAAATTATTTACTACTATTGTCCATCGCTGACGATCGTCGATACCTGAACGTCGGCGATATCGGAATGACGTCGATACCGATCGATCGACTCGGAGAACGAGCGAGGGGCGACGAGCGGTTTCCGTCGCTACCAGGTGCCGTGGAACGTGTCGAACGAGAGGCTATCGAGCGGTTCGTCGCCGACGGCGATGCGATACTCTCCGGGGGTGAGCATCGGCTTGTGGAACTGCGGGCCGTCGTCGGTCGTGATCCGCGGACAGCCGGTGTTGACGAACGCGTCCATGTCGAAGTTCCGCAGGCGGTCCGGCGTCACCTCGTCCATCGTGATGAGATAGGCGTTGTCGTTGTCGTCGATGATCTCCTGAGCCATCTCCCAGCGGCCCTGGCCGATCTTGGTACAGAAGATAACGCCCCACTTCTCAGCGTCCATCGCGCGGTGGACCGCGCCGTACCGTTGCTTCATGAACTTCTCGGTGTCCGCGAGGGTGACGACGTTGTTGACGGGGTCGGCGATGACGACGTGTTTCTCGGGGTACTCCATTGCCAGCCCCAGGGGATGGAATTTGCCGCCGCCGACGTAGAGCACTTGATCCGCCGGTACGTCCGCGCTCGCGTAGTTACAGCCCAGCACCTGTCCTTCGTTGGTCAGCCGTTCGTCGCCGCGACGGCTGTGGACCTCGTAGCCCCGCTCCTCTAAGAACTCGCTCATCTCCTCGTAGCGGTTCATGTGCTGAGCGGTCGTCACGAGACCGACGTCTTCGGTCTCCTCGGGCGGCTCTAAGGTGTCGAGGGACTCCTCCATGATCGGCGTGACCTCGACGTTCGAGAACAGCGGCACGTAGATCACCTTGTCCGTGTTCTTCATCGGCGAGTGGCCGAAGTGGACGAACACGTCGGTGCGTTTCATTAGATAGGTATCGAGGTCACAGGCGCCGTAACACGGCTGACCCGAGAGCATGAACGTCACGTCGTCGCCGGACAGTTCGCGGAGGTCGTCGGCGACGGCCGGGCCGCGCCGTTTCAGTCCCTCCGGGAACTGCAGGCCGACCTTCTTCGCGTCTCGCTCCTCGATCGCCTTGACGATCTGCTCGAGTTCGTAGTCCCACTCGCGGTCGTGCTTGAGCTGCATTCCGGTGTTCCGGAGGTCCCCCTCGGTGTACTCCGACTCCTGACTCATTGAGCGTCCTAACGCCCACGGACGTATATACTGCACGCTGTGCCGAAACGGTCGCCTTCGTCGTGTCCACCGTCGAATTCAGGGATCGATTTCGGAGACGGGGTCCGCCGACGGCGTCTCTCCGACCCGCGATCAGGAGAGTTCGCCGGCTCGCTCGGACGGGGTGACGTCGCCGGCCGCACACGTCTCGAACGCGGCCCGGAAGTCGTCGCGGTCGAACGACGCCACCAACTCGTCCAGGTCCGAAAATACCGCCTCGAGTCGACGCTCGAGGGCGGCGTACTCCGCGTCGCACTCGGAGGTGGGGTCCGCGTTCGAGCGGGCCTCGAGCGTGCCGCGTTTCGCGGCGAGGGTCGCGCATTCGGCCATCAACTCGTCGTAGCGAGCGCGGCGCAGCAGACGGTCGACGGTCTCGCGGAGGTCGGCTTTCGCGAGCGGCTTGACGAGCGTTTCGCCGGCCACAGTGGAGGTGTTCCCTCGCTCGCCGTCGCAAAGTGTCCCCGTCGCGGCTCGGTGCTCGACTTCGGCTGCGACGGCGGTTCCGGCCGCCGTCCGGAGGCCCTGTCCGACCAGTACGACGTCGACGTCCGCGAGCGCTGCGAGAGCGTCGTCGCCGTCCGTCGTCGCCTCGATGCGATAGTCTCCCACGAGCCATGACCGTATCTCCGTTACTACGGCGGGATCCTCGTCCGCGACGAGGACGGTGTTGGTATCACCAGTCATCATTCGGAATGGTATCCGTTCGTGCCCCTATCAATATCAAACTGTGGAAAAATTTATATCTGTTTACACGAACCCGGACGGTTCAGTGGCTGGAACCGACGGTCGCTGATGGAACGCCGAGCCAGTACGACAGTGTCGGCGACGGAAACGGAGCAGACGTACTTCCCGCGGTTGCTACTGTCCGTTCGAACCGGCCGATCCGGAGTATACGATCACTGACTCGGTTCGTTTTTCGTCCCAACAGTCATAGTACTGGAGTGTAAACGAAGGACTAATGGCAGCGGAACAGGCCGCAGACGGCTATCTCTTCGACCTCTACCGTCGATACATCGGTGAACCGGAGGATCGGACCGACGTCTACGTGGGATTCGGTCTGTTTCTCGGCGGAATCGGGCTGGCGATTATCGGCCTCGTGCTCTTCCTCTGGGGCAGCACGTTCGAGGCGCGATCCGGGACGTACTTCGCGTGGGTCGGTCCCGCGTACGCGCTCGCGATGATGGCACTTCCCGCGATGATGCTCGGAATCGTCGTGCTCCTGCCCTCGGAGCGCCGGATGCTGTACGCGTCGGTCGCCGGCGTCGCCATCACCGTCGGCGCGGTCGTCGGCTTTCTCTTCGCCTATCCCAACGACTGGAACGGCTACGGCGCGGATTACACCGTTCAGGTCGTCGCGGTCTACGCCCTCGGGCTCGCCGGCATCACCGCCTCGACGGGCGCGGCACTGATCGCTCACTACCTCGATATGGCACAGCAGGCCGAGGTCGTCGCGACCGAAGACGACGAGGACGACGACGAGAACGAACTCACTGACGAAGAGATCCAGCGGGATATCGACGACGCGATGGACGGCGTCGAACTCTCGTGGGGCGGCGTCGAACAGACCGAACACAAACGGCTGAACTTCTCGAGCGACGACCTCGAGGAGGTCAGTATCGACTCCGACGCCGGTACCACGACCACCCGATCGTCGGGCGTCGACGCACAGGTCGCCGGCCTCCAGGGACTGAAAGGTGGCGAGACGAAAGAAACCACCTCGAGTTCGACGGTCGACGACCAGACGGCGAAACTGAAGGAACTGCGCGAGCAACAGCGCGTCGAGGAACTGGCGACGGCCGACGACGACGGCGGTGCCGTCGACACCGTGACGAAACCGTTCTCCGGACTGCTCGAGCGCTTGCGGAAGCTGGTAAAACGGAATTAAGACCAGTCAACCAGAAGAAATAGCGTATTGTATCGGTATTCTTGAAAGTGAAATTAATGCACATAGATTTATAATCCGTCGGTGGCCTTGCCCACATATGGCCAAAGGCCTAGACGTCGGAACGATGAACATCCTGTCAGCACAGCAGGATGGGAACGATACGGTTTTCGTGCAACAGCGTAACTCATTCGTCGAGATCGAGTACTCGGATATGGCCGAGCAGATGCTCTCGCGAAGCGAAGTGCTCCACATTCGCAAGGACGACAAGGTCTACGTCGTCGGCGACGACGCGCTCAACTTTGCGAACATTTTCAACAAGGAGACTCGCCGTCCGATGAAACACGGGATCCTCTCGAACGACGAGCAGAGCGCGATCCCGATGATGAAGCTCATCATCGAGCAGGTCGTCGGCGAGCCCGCCTATCCCGACGAGAAACTTTACTTCTCGTCCCCTGCGGACCCGATCGACTCCGATCTCTCGACGCTGTACCACCAGAAGACGATCGAGTCGTTCCTCGACGACATGGGGTACGACTCCGAACCGATCAACGAGGGGATGTCCGTCATCTACAGCGAACTCGCGGACAACAACTTCACCGGACTGGGGATCAGTTTCGGTGCCGGGATGACGAACGTCTGTCTCTCCTACTACGCGGTCCCCGTCATGAAGTTCTCCGTCGCCCGCGGTGGCGACTGGGTCGACGAGCAGGCCGCCCGCGCGACCGGGACGCCCGTCGACAAGGTCACCTCTATCAAGGAGGACGACTTCGAACTCGACTTCACGACCGACGTCGGCGGCGTCGAGGGGGCGCTCTCGATTTACTACGAGAACCTGCTCGACTACGTCATCGAGAACATCGTCAAAGAGGTCGACGAGGAAGACGTCGAGGAAGGCCTGGACGTCCCCGTCGTCGTCACCGGCGGCACCTCGAGTCCCAGCGGCTTCGAGGCGCTGTTCAAGGACCACCTCGAGGACGCGAACATTCCGTTCTCGATCAGCGGCGTGACCCACGCGAACGAACCGCTGTATAGCGTCGCCCGCGGTGGCCTCGTCGCCGCGCGCTCCGACGAGGACGTCGACCACCAGCAGGACGACGAGGAAGCGGAAGCGGCGGCCGCAAACGAGTAACCGTCGAGACTGACCGGTCGGATTTTTTCGATACTCGACGGACAGCGGCTCGTCTCACGGCTCTCGTAGCTACTCGCAGTCGATGCAGACCTGATCGCGCGACAGCCGTGCGATCGGCAGATAGCTCGGTTCAGTGGCCACTCTCGTCGTCGGCCGATTCCTCGTAGAAGCGATTGAACGCGTCCCGCCAGGACTCGCGGTCCTCGCCCTCGGGCTGGTGTTCGACGGGGACGTCGGCGAACCCACAGTGAGGACACGCGACCGTCGACACCTCCCCGAGCGCGAGTTCTTCGACGGCACCCCCACACCGTGGACACTGCTCCATACGTATAACTTTCCCGGGGCGTCCTTAACTCTATTCGAACCTATCGCGGAACGGAAACTTCCTGCCGGATCGATCATCGGCTCCGCAGACGTCGTCAGGTCGCTTCGGGTGTATTACTACTACGTATTCAACAACCTTTTTGTATGCAAGCCATGTATGGCTCGGTAATGAGTACGTCGTCCCACGGAACCGCGATCGATCGCTGTCAGCCCGCAGACGCCACGCCCGTCGCCCTCGAGGCCGCGGCGCTCGAGTCGACGGCACCGGAGTACCTCCGCGATCTCAAGGCCGAACTGACCGACGAGGGGATGATCCCCGCCGAACTGACCGTCGACGCGTGTTTCGACGAGGACTGCTCGCTCGCGACGCAGGACGAAGTGGATCGCATCCGCGGCTACGTGCGCGCCGGCTCCTTCCTCGGCGTCGGCACCGTGACCGTCACCGTCGACGACGTCGCCGATCCCGAGAAGGTCCGACCCGCGCTGGCGGCCTGTGCCGAGCGGGCCGACCGCGAGGGGCTCGCGTTCGACCTCGAGGGACCGATCGCCGTCGACGCGTGAGATGGCCGGCCCCTCGCGGCGCACGCTCGCCCGCCGCCTCGAATCGATCGCGGACTTTTCGGACCCCGCCGCCGACCTCGAGCAGTATCTGACGCCGGCGGAGCTGGCGGCCCACATCTGTCACCTGGCCGGGTTACACGACGACCTCGAGCGGCCAGTCGTCGATCTGGGCACGGGGACCGGAATGCTCGCGATCGCGGCGTCGCTTGCCGGTGCCGATCGGGTCGCGGGGATCGACGTGGATGCGGGCGCACTCGACCTGGCTCGCCGGAACGAACGGACGGTTCTGGACGATTACAGCGGGGACGGCCGCGCTCTCGAGTGGCTCCGCGGGGACGTCACTCGACATCCGTTTTCGACGACCGACGCGACCGTGGTCTCGAATCCCCCGTTCGGCGCGCAGCGCGGGAATCGACACGCGGATCGAGACTTCCTCGAGACGGCCGGCGAGATCGCGGCCGTCTCCTATACGATCCACAACGAGGGAAGTCAGGAGTTCGTCGAGTCGTACGCCGCGGACGCGGGTGGCGACGTGACGCACGCGTTCCGGGCCGAGTTTCCGCTCGCGAAGCGATTCGAGTTTCACACCGAAGCTGAGGAGACGCTCGAGGCCGAGGTCTTCCGAATCGAGTGGGAGTAACGGTATCAGGTTCGATCGGGACGGATTCGAGGACCGGAATTACCGCGATCCTCGCCGACGCCGGTGCGTCTCACCTAATGAGATGCTTTTTCTAATTCGAACGGAGATAAAAAGCATCGGCGGTCGATCGCGTCGTCACCGGGCGCTTAGCCGACCGAATCGTACGTCTCCTCGCTCGCGATCGCGACTCGCGTCCCGTCGGCGGCCGCGTAGACCGACTCGTTCTGGCGTTCGAAGGTGAGCCCGCCCGCCGTCGCCGTCTCGTTCGCGTCCGGAATCGGCGTCGTCGCGACGGCGTCGCGCTCGGTCGATGTCACTTCGAGGACGAACGTCCCGTCGTCGGAGTCGATCGTCACGTTCCGATCGGCGATTCGCGCTTCGGCCCGTGACTCGTTCGATTCGTACGCGAGTTCGGTCGCCTCGCCGTCTTCGTCCAGTCGGACCTGATAGACGGTATCGTTGCCGACCGGTTCCCAGCCGGTGCGTTCGACGTGAACCGCTTCGCGCCAGCCGGGCCCGCCGACGTAAACCGTCTCCTCGCCCGTAAAGGAGAGGCGCTGCGCGCTGACCGCCTCGAGCCAGATCTCCCGCTCGTCGCTCGAGACGATCACCCCGCTCGACTCGAGACCCTCGTCGCTCTCGAGGGCCTCGATGCCGATGCCGCTGACGAGCCCGTTCTGGACGCCCTCGACGTACTCGACCGTGTAGTCCTCGACCTGGACGGCCGAGTCCGAGGACGCGGTGGCCTCGTCGACGACGAGGAAATTAGCGGGGATGGCGATGCCGGCAAGGACCGCGAGGATGCCGACGACCGCCAGAACGGCGGTCCCTCTGCGACCGAGGCCGAGCGGCGAACTCGAGTCGCGGGCTCGCGTTCGCGCGCCCGCGGCGATCTCGCGGACGCGGTCGACGCGCGCGGTGACGGCACCGCCCTGATAACTGGCATCGGCCAGCTCGAGCACCCGATCGACCGACGGCCGACCGCCGCCGTCCGATCGGGGAGTCGTCCCCGTTGACCGCGTGAACAGCCCCTCGAGTCGGCGGGGGAGGAGCGGCCGCTCCGAGGCGGTCATCGATAGCGTGACGACCAGTGCGAGGACCGACACGACGGCGACGCCCGGGCCCTGATAGAGGACGTACGTGTTCTCGCCGCCGAACCAGTAGATCGCCCACAGCCGCTTCGAGAACCCGAACAGGAGGATCGCGAGCCAGAGCCGCAGCGGATTCGGGCGCTGCCCCCGGCGCTCGAGGAGCGCGATGCCGAGGACGAAGCCGAGAAAGAGGCCCAGCGCGTGGCCCTGAATGGCGATGCCAGCCCACGACGGGGCGGAGGGCGGGCTCGGCTGGGCGGTGTAGACGTTGATCGGATCCCGGAGCGCGTAGAAGAGGCGCAGGACCACGCCCTGGACGCCGAGGGTGCCGACGATCGTGACGATCGGGTAGTGGACGACGGCAAAGCCAGCGAGGGCGAAGACGACGCCGGAGAAGCCGATTACGGGACCGAGCGCGAACAGGCTCGTCACCAGCCCGATACCGATGACGATGAGCGGAAAGATCGCGAACGCCCGCACTCGAGGGTCGGTATGCCAGGCGTCGGCCCGCTGCGGATCGCGCGCGTCCGAATAGTGGCCCCAGGCGAACTCGGCGAGCGGTGCGACGACGACCGTTCCGGCCAGGTTTCCGACGAGGTGACCCAAACTCGCGTGGGAGAACGACGCCGCGGCCATCCCGAGCGGGTAGAAGTACGACCAAGTTCGGTAGGGGATCGTCACCGGGTCGTCGAGGTTCGTGATGCCGTCCTGAACGAAGAGATAGACGCAGACCACGAACGCGATGACGACGAGCGACCCCCACGGGACGCCGTACACGAATCGCGACCGGAGCACGTCGCGCCAGCGCCGAGCCGGCCGATGGACCCGTCGAACGACCGCGATCGACCCCACCAGCGCTGCGACGACGAGGGCCGTCAGCAGGGCCGTGAGCGAGAGCATGGCTCGTGGTTCGAACGGGGGCGTATAGTGATTTGCCTTCAGCGACCGCGACGAGCGGCGGCTTCGAAAGGTACAAGCAGCCGACGGCCGGACTGAATGACATGGAACTGCGGGTCACCGAGAGCACCGAGAACGAACTCTCGATCGAAATCGCCGGCGAGGACCACACCTTCATGAACGTGCTCAAGGGCGCACTGCTCGAGCACGACGACGTGAGTGCAGCGACCTACGACGTCAACCCCGAACAGTCGGGGGGACAGACCGAGCCCATCCTGACCATC contains:
- the dph2 gene encoding diphthamide biosynthesis enzyme Dph2 gives rise to the protein MSQESEYTEGDLRNTGMQLKHDREWDYELEQIVKAIEERDAKKVGLQFPEGLKRRGPAVADDLRELSGDDVTFMLSGQPCYGACDLDTYLMKRTDVFVHFGHSPMKNTDKVIYVPLFSNVEVTPIMEESLDTLEPPEETEDVGLVTTAQHMNRYEEMSEFLEERGYEVHSRRGDERLTNEGQVLGCNYASADVPADQVLYVGGGKFHPLGLAMEYPEKHVVIADPVNNVVTLADTEKFMKQRYGAVHRAMDAEKWGVIFCTKIGQGRWEMAQEIIDDNDNAYLITMDEVTPDRLRNFDMDAFVNTGCPRITTDDGPQFHKPMLTPGEYRIAVGDEPLDSLSFDTFHGTW
- a CDS encoding HalX domain-containing protein; amino-acid sequence: MMTGDTNTVLVADEDPAVVTEIRSWLVGDYRIEATTDGDDALAALADVDVVLVGQGLRTAAGTAVAAEVEHRAATGTLCDGERGNTSTVAGETLVKPLAKADLRETVDRLLRRARYDELMAECATLAAKRGTLEARSNADPTSECDAEYAALERRLEAVFSDLDELVASFDRDDFRAAFETCAAGDVTPSERAGELS
- a CDS encoding DNA-directed RNA polymerase subunit L is translated as MELRVTESTENELSIEIAGEDHTFMNVLKGALLEHDDVSAATYDVNPEQSGGQTEPILTIKTEGGADPLECLEDGAVTVREKAMSFREAFEAAA
- a CDS encoding DUF7139 domain-containing protein; this translates as MAAEQAADGYLFDLYRRYIGEPEDRTDVYVGFGLFLGGIGLAIIGLVLFLWGSTFEARSGTYFAWVGPAYALAMMALPAMMLGIVVLLPSERRMLYASVAGVAITVGAVVGFLFAYPNDWNGYGADYTVQVVAVYALGLAGITASTGAALIAHYLDMAQQAEVVATEDDEDDDENELTDEEIQRDIDDAMDGVELSWGGVEQTEHKRLNFSSDDLEEVSIDSDAGTTTTRSSGVDAQVAGLQGLKGGETKETTSSSTVDDQTAKLKELREQQRVEELATADDDGGAVDTVTKPFSGLLERLRKLVKRN
- a CDS encoding rhomboid family intramembrane serine protease: MLSLTALLTALVVAALVGSIAVVRRVHRPARRWRDVLRSRFVYGVPWGSLVVIAFVVCVYLFVQDGITNLDDPVTIPYRTWSYFYPLGMAAASFSHASLGHLVGNLAGTVVVAPLAEFAWGHYSDARDPQRADAWHTDPRVRAFAIFPLIVIGIGLVTSLFALGPVIGFSGVVFALAGFAVVHYPIVTIVGTLGVQGVVLRLFYALRDPINVYTAQPSPPSAPSWAGIAIQGHALGLFLGFVLGIALLERRGQRPNPLRLWLAILLFGFSKRLWAIYWFGGENTYVLYQGPGVAVVSVLALVVTLSMTASERPLLPRRLEGLFTRSTGTTPRSDGGGRPSVDRVLELADASYQGGAVTARVDRVREIAAGARTRARDSSSPLGLGRRGTAVLAVVGILAVLAGIAIPANFLVVDEATASSDSAVQVEDYTVEYVEGVQNGLVSGIGIEALESDEGLESSGVIVSSDEREIWLEAVSAQRLSFTGEETVYVGGPGWREAVHVERTGWEPVGNDTVYQVRLDEDGEATELAYESNESRAEARIADRNVTIDSDDGTFVLEVTSTERDAVATTPIPDANETATAGGLTFERQNESVYAAADGTRVAIASEETYDSVG
- a CDS encoding zf-TFIIB domain-containing protein gives rise to the protein MEQCPRCGGAVEELALGEVSTVACPHCGFADVPVEHQPEGEDRESWRDAFNRFYEESADDESGH
- a CDS encoding DUF7344 domain-containing protein, whose translation is MSNSVQSGSAAATRDELFDALANARRRTVLRLVRDRTPHGIGKEDLAFRLAAVTDDKRLAAVTDDDHQRALVALHHRLVPRLTDAGLLEETDDGLLRTTDHWVFDEPAFETVTSDRETTDADELDAVLEALADDRRRTVLAVLSDQYHLITTETLARDVAAREAETNERDVSRERVDEVLASLVHVHLPVLHDATLVGYDDDADRVSYEGHPVVRAEWIRPADSAPATDAETAAGDAETGRTDVRTLEGRDEVIATGQSLCERADDELFLLFTTTGLLEEGCFRRIEDAVDRGVDVTLGSRDPRVRDLVRERVPEVELWEPRVDWLNLPPEGESVGRLVFADRDAVMIGTLGRPAPGDGEYAETALVGDGPDNGLVVIMRQMLGSRLDELDARETDRRSQFPL
- a CDS encoding METTL5 family protein — encoded protein: MAGPSRRTLARRLESIADFSDPAADLEQYLTPAELAAHICHLAGLHDDLERPVVDLGTGTGMLAIAASLAGADRVAGIDVDAGALDLARRNERTVLDDYSGDGRALEWLRGDVTRHPFSTTDATVVSNPPFGAQRGNRHADRDFLETAGEIAAVSYTIHNEGSQEFVESYAADAGGDVTHAFRAEFPLAKRFEFHTEAEETLEAEVFRIEWE